In Osmerus mordax isolate fOsmMor3 chromosome 23, fOsmMor3.pri, whole genome shotgun sequence, one DNA window encodes the following:
- the LOC136967963 gene encoding LOW QUALITY PROTEIN: SH3 domain-containing protein 19-like (The sequence of the model RefSeq protein was modified relative to this genomic sequence to represent the inferred CDS: deleted 1 base in 1 codon), with the protein MAEARAEDEEESLREARDPVVRRNPRPNNSSSDRPDRHKPEHRLSQGPLSSIRAVIKRTSSRTTSLSEAPRERRRPEITILSAEPLAATSWFAGASGGLTPPPPPPPAAQIWGPTIPPAVQPPPSYEEVIREKTQEQVPPLTPSRRSVTTTTIATQTDSIPRGSASRSSAPRGSAPRGSAPDLTQSPGDQPSPPRPSFSLRVSAPLSSPGPHTHSSAHTHSEPSTHSQTSTHSSTHTHSQTSTHSSTHTHSQTSTHSSTHTLSEPSTHSSTHTLSEPSTRSVTHTHSCPDLLSDLFSPLSSGNQTDQWEPPTPVAVTTPSDPPPDRPRPRPRPRSKASLRPISCEVKVQTLVRLRDDGQTGSEITNQEVFQGKYLQELLEAFSSDDWGFHGHRSDGSGQSESGEEEEEEEEEEEGEEEEEEGEEGDGDMAALRARIQAFEQQRADSNYGDSNLGNTEAPVVAKRPEPRPRAQKPASPIAPPIAPKPQSKACWENRNPMVDASIPKPSDSPTLTPSSSPAPTLTLTPSPAPTLTPSPAPTLTPSPAPTLTPSPAPTLTPSPAPTLTPSPAPTLTPSPAPTLTPFPAHTLTPAPSAAPTPAPRPPPPRISSIDLPSLPPRPPSQTSSRPQGQCSDPSPGEEHPGWQVVLALPPKPLTGLQSPPSSSSLPKATPPRPAVTHKPSALTSGRRASGDCSPPAPAPKPGLRPPSPASKPGLRPSAPASTPASVPASASTPASKPESPSPDPPLPPRPSGVKQLPLRPPPIRASPGRPPPPQTGPANQTRGQRASRKGPPLPPRPTPGHPLFNSYMKQEQEVLVVLEDTSPAPNESLLDDKELQGSTKVITPLSDQSKPLLDLDYESEHVVDQSEPVCKEKTLSELQPILPDHLSDQKNTTIPAPVSGPRCVARFDFEGADKNELTFSQGDVIALTEVIGQEWGRGQVHGRMGIFPLSFTQVVEELSPSSGKRMVAQTTSELTTETNTPDHDEGEGWEVALFDFPGQTADDLSFLKGALITVTQRVDAAWSRGRLGSREGLYPSAFTHTWTAQPIAGQTMVVGVAQVLFDFSAESEDELSLKAGDLVTGVESVDEEWFIGDASGKRGLVPKNYISLLT; encoded by the exons ATGGCCGAGGCGAGggcggaggacgaggaggagagcttGAGGGAGGCGAGGGACCCTGTCGTTAGACGGAACCCCAGACCGAACAACTCGTCTTCAG atcgtccagacagacacaaacctgAACATCGCCTCAG CCagggccccctctcctccatcagggCTGTCATCAAGAGGA cctccTCCAGGACCACCTCCCTCAGCGAGGCTCCCAGGGAGAGGCGTCGTCCAGAGATCACCATCCTGTCAGCTGAGCCGCTGGCCGCCACTTCCTGGTTTGCAGGGGCTTCTGGGGGACtgactccgccccctccccctccccccgctgcTCAGATCTGGGGCCCCACCATCCCCCCTGCCGTACAG ccccctccctcctatgAGGAGGTGATAAGAGAGAAGACCCAGGAGCAAGtgccccccctgaccccctccaGACGCTCTGTTACCACAACTACCATCGCCACGCAGACAGACTCCATCCCCCGAGGCTCTGCCTCCCGAAGCTCCGCCCCCAGAGGTTCTGCCCCCCGAGGCTCCGCCCCTGACCTGACACAGTCC ccaggAGACCAGCcaagccccccccgcccctccttctctctgcgtgtgtctgctcctctctcctctccaggaccacacacacactcctctgcacacacacactctgaacccagcacacactctcaaaccagcacacactcctctacacacacacactctcaaaccagcacacactcctcaacacacacacactctcaaaccagcacacactcctcaacacacacactctcggaacccagcacacactcctcaacacacacactctctgaaccCAGCACacgctctgtcacacacacgcactcctgtCCTGACCTGCTGAGCGACCTGTTCTCACCTCTGAGCTCTGGGAACCAGACTGACCAATGGGAGCCACCCACCCCTGTTGCCGTGACGACGCCCTCCGATCCTCCCCCTGACCGCCCCAGGCCTCGCCCCCGGCCCCGCTCCAAGGCAAGCCTTCGTCCAATCAGCTGTGAGGTCAAAGTTCAGACGCTGGTCAGGCTGAGGGACgacggacagacaggaagtgaaatcACCAACCAGGAAGTGTTCCAGGGGAAGTACCTCCAGGAGCTGCTGGAAGCCTTTAGCTCGGACGACTGGGGCTTCCACGGTCACCGTAGCGACGGGAGTGGGCAGAGTGAgtcgggagaggaagaagaagaagaagaagaggaggaggagggagaggaggaggaggaggagggagaggagggggacggggacATGGCCGCCCTGAGGGCCAGGATACAGGCCTTCGAACAACAGCGGGCGGACAGTAACTATGGAGACAGTAACCTAGGTAACACAGAGGCGCCCGTCGTTGCCAAGAGACCGGAACCGCGCCCCCGCGCCCAGAAACCAGCTTCGCCCATCGCTCCGCCCATTGCCCCCAAGCCGCAGAgcaaagcatgctgggaaaACAGAAACCCCATGGTGGACGCCTCGATCCCCAAACCCAGCGactcccccaccctcaccccctcctcctctcctgcccctaccctcaccctcaccccctctcctgcccctaccctcaccccctctcctgcccctaccctcaccccttctcctgcccctaccctcaccccctctcctgcccctaccctcaccccctctcctgcccctaccctcaccccctctcctgcccctaccctcaccccctctcctgcccctaccCTCACCCCCTTCCCTGCCCACACCCTTACCCCCGCCCCTTCTGCTGCCCCAACCCCTGCCccgcgcccccctccccccaggatcTCCTCAATagacctgccctccctcccacctcgccccccctcccagacctcCAGCAGGCCCCAGGGCCAGTGCAGTGATCCCTCCCCAGGAGAGGAGCACCCTGGCT GGCAGGTTGTTCTGGCTCTGCCCCCTAAACCCCTCACAGGCCTCCAgagccccccctcttcctcctccctccccaaggCCACGCCCCCTCGTCCAGCTGTCACTCACAAACCATCAGCACTGACGTCAGGCCGCAGAGCcagcg GAGActgcagccccccagccccggcccccaaACCTGGCCTCCGGCCTCCCTCCCCAGCTTCCAAACCTGGCCTGAgaccctcagccccagcctctaccccagcctctgTCCCAGCCTCTGCCTCTACCCCCG cctccaaacCTGAAAGCCCTTCACCtgaccctccccttcctccccg gcCTTCAGGGGTAAAGCAGCTCCCCCTGCGCCCTCCTCCAATCAGGGCCAGCCCTGGCAGACCACCCCCTCCTCAGACTggaccagccaatcagacacgGGGTCAGAGGGCAAGCCGGAAGGGCCCGCCTCTTCCCCCCAGACCCACACCTGGACACCCTCTCTTCAACAgctacatg aaacaggaacaggaagtgctggTGGTTCTGGAGGATACAAGCCCCGCCCCCAATGAAAGCCTACTGGATGATAAAGAGCTTCAGGGATCAACGAAGGTCatcactcctctctctgaccaATCAAAACCTCTCCTCGACCTGGACTATGAATCAGAACATGTCGTCGACCAATCAGAGCCAGTCTGTAAAGAGAAGACTCTATCGGAGCTGCAG cccatcCTACCAGACCACCTCAGTGATCAGAAGAACACGACCATACCAGCACCTGTCAG tggccCGCGGTGTGTTGCCAGGTTTGACTTTGAGGGAGCGGACAAGAATGAGCTCACCTTCTCCCAGGGTGATGTCATCGCCCTGACCGAGGTGATTGGTCAGgagtgggggcggggccaggtcCACGGGCGAATGGGGATCTTCCCCCTCAGCTTCACCCAGGTGGTGGAGGAGCTCTCCCCGTCGTCAGGGAAACGGATGGTTGCCCAGACGACATCCGAGCTGACAACAGAGACTAACACACCTGACCAcgatgag ggggagggctgggaggtggcTCTGTTTGACTTCCCGGGTCAGACTGCAGACGACCTGTCCTTCCTGAAGGGGGCGCTGATCACAGTGACCCAGCGTGTCGACGCAGCCTGGAGCAGAGGAAGACTGGGCAGCAGGGAGGGCCTCTATCCCTccgccttcacacacacttggacag CTCAGCCAATAGCAGGCCAGACTATGGTTGTGGGTGTGGCCCAGGTCTTGTTTGACTTCAGTGCAGAAAGTGAGGATGAACTGTCTCTGAAG gcTGGTGACCTGGTAACAGGGGTGGAGTCTGTGGATGAGGAGTGGTTTATTGGGGATGCAAGTGGGAAGCGTGGTCTGGTGCCCAAAAACTACATATCCCTGCTGACCTGA